In Aegilops tauschii subsp. strangulata cultivar AL8/78 chromosome 3, Aet v6.0, whole genome shotgun sequence, one genomic interval encodes:
- the LOC109777591 gene encoding uncharacterized protein, whose protein sequence is MYLNGRRYTWSNERHLATLEKIDHVFITNEWDQAFLTCFLSALGTAILDHCPLMLDMNVEIKMHKRFRFEAFWTKAAGFMETVQTAWDSTPPTSNDYLMLHCKLRATTKALQKWSDRWIGNVKLQITIALEVITRLDIAMEARVLSDEERELRKCLKHKLLGLCSLERSIARQRLRLLQLREGDGNTRLFHQQESHRQQKNVMRSVRYNGQIYSGQDEVASAVDAYYGRAFGWCEARQHTLNLEGLNLPQRDLS, encoded by the coding sequence ATGTACTTGAATGGCCGACGTTACACATGGTCCAATGAGCGGCATCTTGCTACGCTGGAAAAGATCGACCACGTTTTCATCACGAATGAGTGGGATCAGGCATTCCTGACGTGCTTCCTGTCAGCGTTGGGCACTGCAATTTTGGATCATTGCCCGTTGATGTTAGACATGAATGTGGAGATTAAGATGCACAAACGCTTCCGGTTCGAAGCCTTTTGGACGAAGGCGGCAGGTTTTATGGAGACGGTGCAGACGGCGTGGGATTCTACCCCTCCAACCTCGAACGACTACCTCATGTTGCACTGTAAGCTAAGGGCTACGACAAAGGCGTTGCAGAAATGGAGCGATCGGTGGATTGGGAATGTAAAACTGCAGATAACCATCGCTTTGGAGGTGATTACGCGGCTGGATATCGCAATGGAGGCTCGGGTGTTATCAGACGAGGAAAGAGAGCTACGGAAGTGCTTAAAGCACAAGCTGCTTGGGTTATGCTCGCTGGAACGATCAATAGCGAGGCAGAGATTGCGGCTGTTACAATTGCGCGAGGGAGATGGTAATACTAGACTGTTTCATCAACAGGAGAGTCATAGGCAGCAGAAGAACGTGATGCGTTCGGTCAGGTACAATGGGCAAATTTACTCGGGGCAAGATGAGGTGGCCTCAGCGGTGGATGCATACTATGGCCGTGCTTTTGGATGGTGTGAGGCGAGACAACACACGCTGAACCTGGAGGGGCTCAACCTGCCACAGAGAGACTTGTCGTGA